In a single window of the Nitrospirota bacterium genome:
- a CDS encoding VOC family protein: MKVLKLLHTRMRVNDLERTVAFYRDVLGLEVVERHASPRGSKLAFLKAAGSEELIEICSYPASGPVEVQPDLVHLAFEVDDLDATIAELSKHGVPITDGPTTSSSGSRFAFIDAPEKYEVELIERRRR, encoded by the coding sequence ATGAAGGTCCTCAAACTCCTGCACACCCGGATGCGGGTCAATGACCTGGAGCGGACCGTGGCGTTTTACCGCGACGTGTTGGGGCTCGAGGTCGTGGAGCGCCACGCCTCGCCGCGCGGGTCGAAGCTGGCGTTCCTCAAGGCCGCGGGCAGCGAGGAGTTGATCGAAATCTGTTCCTACCCCGCCAGCGGGCCGGTGGAGGTCCAACCGGATTTGGTCCATCTGGCGTTCGAGGTGGACGACCTGGACGCGACCATCGCCGAGTTGTCCAAACACGGCGTCCCGATCACTGATGGACCGACGACCAGCTCATCCGGGTCCCGCTTCGCGTTCATCGACGCGCCGGAGAAATACGAGGTCGAA